A single genomic interval of Pseudomonadota bacterium harbors:
- a CDS encoding SDR family NAD(P)-dependent oxidoreductase yields MKISECKAIISGGASGIGEECARQITSGGGKVTILDLQEDKGISLAAELGGFFVKTDVTNNDSVNQAINTAAEKMGGINVAINCAGIGGPCKILDKEKGPMPMDFFEARIQVNLIGTMRVLISAAAKMAENEPGEDGERGIVINTSSVAASQGQIGQAAYSASKGGVEGLMLPVARELGRHGIRVVTIAPGTIDTPMLARVPEKAREALAKSIPFPKRLGKPSEYAFLVQHLIENIYLNGEVFKLTGALRMA; encoded by the coding sequence ATGAAGATCAGCGAATGCAAAGCGATTATAAGTGGCGGTGCTTCCGGTATTGGAGAAGAATGCGCACGTCAGATTACAAGTGGCGGAGGAAAAGTTACCATTCTTGATTTACAGGAAGATAAAGGCATAAGCCTTGCGGCAGAACTGGGAGGCTTTTTTGTTAAAACCGATGTTACAAATAATGACAGTGTAAATCAGGCTATAAATACTGCTGCCGAAAAGATGGGAGGCATAAATGTAGCTATTAATTGCGCCGGAATAGGTGGCCCATGCAAGATACTTGATAAAGAAAAGGGCCCTATGCCTATGGATTTTTTTGAAGCCAGAATTCAGGTTAATCTTATTGGTACCATGAGAGTTCTCATAAGCGCGGCAGCAAAAATGGCTGAAAATGAGCCAGGTGAAGATGGCGAACGGGGTATTGTTATCAATACTTCATCTGTTGCCGCATCTCAGGGGCAAATCGGACAGGCCGCTTATAGCGCTTCCAAGGGCGGAGTTGAAGGCTTGATGCTTCCTGTGGCAAGAGAGTTGGGACGCCACGGAATCCGTGTTGTAACAATTGCACCCGGAACCATAGATACACCAATGCTTGCCAGAGTACCGGAAAAAGCTCGTGAAGCATTGGCCAAATCAATTCCTTTTCCAAAAAGGCTGGGAAAACCCTCAGAATATGCTTTTTTGGTTCAACACCTGATAGAAAATATATACTTAAATGGAGAAGTATTTAAGCTCACAGGCGCATTGAGGATGGCATAA
- the xth gene encoding exodeoxyribonuclease III, protein MPKKLVKLISWNVNGLRAVAKKDFFESIRRMNPDIFAIQETKLQEHQRTDSMLNFEGYSSYWSYSTIKKGYSGVATYTRFEPKNVKTGIGNQKYDQEGRILETDFGDFIFFNVYFPNGQMNEDRLQYKLDFYKDFFAYTDLLKSQGKNLIISGDYNIAHNEIDLTHPKPNEKYSGFLRIERDWMDEIIKRGYVDTFRYFYPEKVKYSWWSYRANAREKNVGWRVDYVFVSQNIIDKGWLKEPFIDNDIFGSDHCPVGVVLEF, encoded by the coding sequence ATGCCAAAAAAACTTGTAAAACTAATATCATGGAATGTTAACGGCCTGCGGGCTGTGGCAAAAAAGGATTTTTTTGAAAGCATCCGGCGTATGAATCCGGATATATTTGCCATTCAGGAGACAAAGCTTCAGGAGCACCAGAGAACCGATAGCATGTTGAATTTTGAAGGTTATAGCTCCTACTGGTCGTATTCCACGATTAAAAAAGGTTACAGCGGAGTTGCCACATATACGCGCTTTGAGCCCAAAAATGTTAAAACAGGAATAGGGAATCAAAAATATGATCAAGAAGGCCGCATATTAGAAACAGACTTTGGAGATTTTATATTTTTTAATGTCTATTTCCCAAACGGCCAAATGAATGAAGACCGCCTGCAGTATAAGCTTGATTTCTACAAAGATTTTTTTGCGTATACGGATTTACTGAAAAGTCAGGGTAAAAATCTGATTATAAGCGGGGACTATAACATTGCCCACAATGAAATAGATCTGACACATCCCAAACCCAATGAAAAATATTCGGGCTTTTTGCGCATAGAACGAGACTGGATGGATGAAATAATTAAGCGTGGTTACGTGGATACTTTCCGGTATTTTTATCCTGAAAAAGTAAAATATTCGTGGTGGTCTTACCGGGCCAATGCCAGAGAAAAAAATGTAGGCTGGCGGGTAGATTATGTTTTTGTAAGCCAAAATATAATAGATAAAGGCTGGTTAAAAGAGCCATTTATCGATAATGATATATTTGGTTCAGACCATTGTCCGGTGGGTGTAGTATTGGAGTTTTGA
- the elbB gene encoding isoprenoid biosynthesis glyoxalase ElbB encodes MSEIPYHFAVILAGCGNKDGSEIHESVTTLLAIDRAGAKYTCFAPDISQHVVLNHITGEPMAEKRNVLIESARIARGDIRNLKEFSADKFDALVMPGGFGGAALSLCSFGIDGDKMSVNPDVEGAVCAMVAQKKPIGALCIAPVILARLIPNVRITLGQDEGANSKAMQMGAVTVNTQHGEVVVDHEHKVVTTPCYMLNARISQILEGAEKLVAEILSLIKSA; translated from the coding sequence ATGTCTGAAATACCTTATCATTTTGCTGTAATTCTTGCCGGATGCGGAAACAAGGATGGTTCGGAAATTCATGAATCCGTAACCACACTGCTTGCTATCGATCGTGCAGGAGCAAAGTACACTTGCTTTGCTCCTGATATTTCACAACACGTTGTGCTAAACCACATTACCGGTGAGCCTATGGCAGAGAAGAGAAATGTTCTTATCGAGTCTGCACGGATAGCACGCGGGGATATCAGGAATCTTAAAGAGTTTAGTGCTGATAAGTTTGATGCTTTAGTAATGCCGGGCGGATTCGGCGGTGCTGCATTGAGTTTGTGCAGTTTCGGGATTGACGGGGATAAAATGAGTGTTAATCCTGATGTGGAAGGTGCCGTGTGTGCAATGGTTGCCCAAAAAAAACCGATAGGTGCGCTTTGTATTGCACCTGTGATTCTTGCCAGGTTGATACCTAATGTAAGAATCACATTGGGCCAGGATGAAGGTGCAAACAGCAAGGCTATGCAAATGGGTGCTGTGACTGTAAATACACAACATGGAGAAGTTGTTGTAGATCATGAACATAAAGTGGTAACAACTCCCTGTTATATGCTGAATGCAAGAATCTCTCAGATACTCGAAGGAGCTGAAAAACTTGTGGCAGAAATACTTTCATTGATTAAATCCGCATAA
- a CDS encoding DUF4277 domain-containing protein — translation MKSIIPKDLTFSEVGHLPIVKAFANKIKLVETFDTMVNSQMELPTGACILAMVLDTLSGRTPLYRLEEFFQEKDTELLLGNHIEPGLFSDFNVARVLDKVFDTGTQKIFSKIAQNAINIFDIDPQRVHFDTT, via the coding sequence ATGAAATCTATTATTCCTAAGGATCTAACATTTTCAGAAGTTGGACATTTACCGATCGTTAAGGCATTTGCTAATAAGATTAAACTTGTTGAAACCTTCGACACCATGGTCAACAGCCAGATGGAGTTGCCCACTGGTGCTTGCATTTTAGCTATGGTATTGGATACGCTTTCAGGAAGAACTCCATTGTACCGGCTTGAGGAGTTCTTCCAGGAAAAAGACACCGAGTTATTGCTTGGTAATCATATTGAACCAGGACTTTTCAGTGACTTTAATGTCGCTCGTGTTCTTGATAAAGTTTTCGATACCGGCACGCAGAAGATCTTTTCAAAGATCGCGCAAAATGCCATCAACATATTCGATATCGATCCACAGCGGGTTCACTTTGATACCACA